The sequence CAGCAGCACCTCGCCGGTTTGCCCCTCCTCCAGAGCGCCGATCCGCCCCTCGGCTCCCAACACCGCGGTGACGGTCGCCTCCGCCTCCAGCCGCTCGTAGCCGACAAACCGGCTCGTCAGGCCCGCCGCCGCAAGCGCGGCGATGCGGTCGCCTGCCCCCCCCTCCAACGCGGCGCGGCGCGCGGCGCGTGCCCGCTCGCGCTGCACCGCCATTTCCCGCTCGAAGCCAGCCTCGTCCACCGTCAGGCCACGTTCGGCCGCCATCAGCCGCGTCAGATCAATCGGAAACCCGTAGGTGTCGTACAGCTTGAACGCCTCCGAGCCGGGAAACACCGTCCCGCCATCGCGGCGTGCGGCCGCCGCGGCCGCCTCGAAGAGCTCCAACCCCCGGTCGAGCGTGGCTTCAAACGACTCCTCCTCCGCCCGCAGCACCCGGCGGATGGTGTCCCGCCGAGCGCCCAGTTCTGGAAACGTGTCGCCCATCACCCCCTCCAGCACCGGCACCAGCTCCCCGAGAAACGGCTCGCGAAAGCCGAGCCGACGCCCGAACCGCGCCGCCCGCCGCAGCAGTCGGCGCAGCACGTAGCCGCGGCCCTCGTTCGACGGAATCACGCCGTCCGCAATCGCGAACGCGAGCGCCCGCACATGGTCGGCGATCACCCGCATCGCGACCGCGTTCTCGCCCTCGTACTCCCGACCGCTGCGTTCGCGCAGCCAGCCGATCAGCGGCGCGAAAATGTCCGTGTCGTAGTTCGAATGCTTTCCCTGCAGCACCGCGGTGATTCGCTCGAAGCCCATCCCCGTATCCACATGCTTGCTCGGAAGCTCCTCCAGCCGGCCGTCCGCCCGCCGGTTGAACTGGATGAACACGAGGTTCCAAACTTCGATCACGTCCGGCGAGCCCGCGTTCACCATCTCCGGACCAGCGCCGCCCGGCGTGCGGTCAAAATGAATCTCCGAGCACGGCCCGCAGGGACCGGTATCGCCCATCTCCCAGAAGTTGTCCTTCTCGCCGAACCGCAGCACGTGTGAAGGATCGATGTCCGTCACCTCCCGCCACAGCGCCGCCGCCTCGTCGTCCTCCCGGTACACCGTCGCCCACAGCCGCGCGCGCGGCAGCCCCCACACGCCCGTCAGCAGTTCCCACGCCCACGCGATCGCCTCACGCTTGTAGTAGTCGCCGAACGACCAGTTGCCGAGCATCTCGAAAAAGGTGTGGTGATAGGTGTCGCGCCCCACCTCCTCCAGATCGTTGTGCTTGCCGCTGACCCGAATGCACTTCTGCGTGTTCGCAACTCGCCGGTCGGTCGGCTCGCGCCCCCCCAGAAAAATGTCCTTGAACTGGTTCATCCCGGCGTTGGTGAACAGCAGCGTCGGATCGGCCGGGAGCACCACCGGCGAACTCGGCACGATCGCGTGCCCCTTCGACCGGAAAAACTCGAGAAACGACCGACGAATCTCGCGCGATGTCTTCATACTGCCGTCTCCACGTTCGCCAACGGGCGCAGGATCATACACGGGACCGTGCGCCCGCCCAAACCGCGCGCCGCGCCCATCGTCGCACTTGCACGCCGTCGAATTGCACGTAGTTTGAATGGGCGATCGGTGTACCCCATGGGTTCCCCACCCAGACCTCCTTGACGCCGATCGCCCGTTTCTTTAGCGTCGGACCGTGACGCAGAAGCCCGCCACAGCGCGCACCCTCTCCCACCCCCTCTTGACCGAGTTTCAGGCCCTCGTGTACGCGGTGGTGAGGCGGATTCCGCGCGGCCGCGTCGCAACCTATGCGCAGGTCGCCCGGGCGGCCGGCTGTGCAAGTCCACGCGCCGTCGGACAGGCCCTGCGACGCAATCCCTTCGCGCCCCATGTCCCCTGCCACCGCGTCATCGCCAGCGACGGCCGGGCGGGCGGATTCGCCGGCCAGCAGCACGGCGCCGCGCTCCGGCGAAAGCTCGCTCTGCTGCGCCGCGAGGGTGTGACCTTCCGCCGCGGACGGCTGGCCGATCCCAACCGGCTCGTCGAGCTCGCCCATCTGAGGCCGCAGCGCGGTATCTCGTCGGTCGACCGTGGGAGCTCACCGCCGTGAGACGTATCGCGGAAAAGATTGCGCTGCTTGCGCTGGCCGGGTGGTCTGCGGGTGCGGCCGATTCACTCCAGTGCGCCATCCGTTTTGAGCAGGCGGAATCCGCACTACGCATTCTGGCCGGCGCCGAACGCTTCGCGGTATACCGCTTCGCGGAACCCCCGTCGCCCTGCGTGTACCCCCTCGTGGGCCCGACCGGCACGAATGTGCTCCGCGAGTACCCCTTCGCGACGGTGCCCGGCGAATCTCATGACCACCCCCATCACCGCGGTCTCTGGCTCGGTCACGGCGAGGTGAACGGCCACGACTTCTGGTCGTGCCGGAACGGCGAGCGCATCCAGCAGGCCGCCATCCTCGAGCGAAACGACGCAACCGGCCGCCTCGTGACGAGTAACCACTGGGTCGCCGCGGGCTCACTCGTCGCCGCCGACACGCGCGCATGGGTCTTCCGGAGGCAGGCGGACGGCTCGGTGTCGGTGGAGCTGGACTGGCGACTGTTCACACCGTCTGGCGACATCGAACTCGGTGACACCAAAGAGGGATTGTTCGCGCTGCGTGTGGCCACCGCGCTCCAGTGCGATCCGCCGGGGCATGGCACGCTGATCAATTCCGAAGGCGACACCGGCAGCGCAGCGTGGGGGCGCCGCGCCCGCTGGTGCCGCGCATCGGGTATACACAGTGGCGCACCGGTCTCCATCCTGATGTTTGATCATCCGTCCAACCCCGGCCATCCGAACGGCTGGCATGTTCGGACCTACGGGCTGTTGGCCGCCAACCCGATCGCGCGAAAAAGCTTCCGGCTTTCGGAGCAGCCGGCACCACAGCGCATCCCCGCCGGTAGCTCGCTGAGGTTCCGCTGGTGCGTGGTCGTGACGCGCGGCGTGCCGGAACCCGCCGCCGTGGAGTCCCGCTGGCGTGCGTGGTCGGCCGCTGCGGTGGCTCCGTGAGCGGTCGCATGCCCGCAAATTGGGTGTATAGTGCAGCCGATGAGGCTGCTCGGAGGTGATCATGAAGCGACTGCAGATCGGACAAGCCGCCGCTGCGGCAGTCTGCCTGGTGGGTGCTCTCCTCGCTGAGGCTCAAACCCCCCTCGTGAACGCCCCCCCCGGCGACGCGGGCCGGGTCAATCTGATGGTGGTCGCCGGAAGCTCGAATGTCTCTCCCGCTGAGTCGCCAGCCTCGCGCGTGGATCCAAACACGGTGTCCTCACTGTACGCGGGCGTGGGCAGTGTCCGGGTGCAGGTGGGTGCCAACACTTACATCGGAACTGGGACGCCGTTGACACCCACCCACATTCTCACCGCTGCCCACGTGCTCGACATCGACGGGAACGGCACGCCCGATACGACCCCCTCCAATGTGCAGTTCTGGCTGAATTACGGGGGCAGCCCCAGTCACATCGTCACCGCCTCCGCCCTGCACCTGCACCCGGCCTACAACGGCCACATGGTCAATCTCAACGACGACCTCGCGATCATTCAGTTGTCCTCCCCCTTGCCGGCCGGTGTGCCTACCTACGATATCGTGCGAACCTCGCTGGTCTATCAGACGGCCATCACCGTTGTCGGTTATGGCTGGTCCGGCTACGGCAACATCGGATACACGGTGGCCCCCAGCTACGTGGTGAAGCGCGCCGGCACCAACTTTGTCGACGGCGTCTGGAGCTGGGATGACGAAGGCACCAACACGGTGTTCGAAGTCTGGTATGGTGATTTCGACTGGCCAAACGGCGTGAATACCGGTTTCGTCGGCGGCGTCACCGTTGGCAACCGTCTGGAAACCACCTTCGGCGGCGGAGACTCCGGCGGCCCCGGCTTCATCTGGGACGGCACCATCCCGAAGATCGTCAGTGTGAACACCTTCACCTTCAGCATGGGCACCACCAACGCCCCCACCTTCGGCTCCGGCCTGGGCGGCATTCACATCCCCGCATACTCCAATTGGATCGACAACGTCGCGGGAATCCCGGAACCGCAGACGATACTGCTCTCATTGCTCGGTACAGCCGCCGCGCTCGCCGTTCGCCGTTTTCGCGAGCGGGCAGAGGATCCGCCGTACCGCTGATCGGCGCGCCTGCAGCCCGCAATCCTCGCCGGGCCGGCGGACGGCGAACTTCGCGGTTGCGCTTGTCCATCCACCGCAGCCAACCGTAGGATGAAACCATGTTTCCTCTCCGGCTCGAGCGCGCGCTCGTCGTGTTCGACATCGAAGCGACCGGCACCGACCCCGGCAGCGACCGCATCATTGACCTCGCCGTGATTCGCCTGGAGCCGGACGGCTCGCGTTCGGCACGGGAGTTTCGCTTCCATCCCGGCATACCGATTCCCCCGGCCGCAACCGCGGTGCACGGGATTCGTGACGAAGACGTCCGGAACTGCCCGCCGTTCGAACAACGCGCTGAAGAGGTTGAGCGCTGGTTCCGC is a genomic window of Kiritimatiellia bacterium containing:
- a CDS encoding trypsin-like peptidase domain-containing protein, which produces MKRLQIGQAAAAAVCLVGALLAEAQTPLVNAPPGDAGRVNLMVVAGSSNVSPAESPASRVDPNTVSSLYAGVGSVRVQVGANTYIGTGTPLTPTHILTAAHVLDIDGNGTPDTTPSNVQFWLNYGGSPSHIVTASALHLHPAYNGHMVNLNDDLAIIQLSSPLPAGVPTYDIVRTSLVYQTAITVVGYGWSGYGNIGYTVAPSYVVKRAGTNFVDGVWSWDDEGTNTVFEVWYGDFDWPNGVNTGFVGGVTVGNRLETTFGGGDSGGPGFIWDGTIPKIVSVNTFTFSMGTTNAPTFGSGLGGIHIPAYSNWIDNVAGIPEPQTILLSLLGTAAALAVRRFRERAEDPPYR
- the alaS gene encoding alanine--tRNA ligase; translated protein: MKTSREIRRSFLEFFRSKGHAIVPSSPVVLPADPTLLFTNAGMNQFKDIFLGGREPTDRRVANTQKCIRVSGKHNDLEEVGRDTYHHTFFEMLGNWSFGDYYKREAIAWAWELLTGVWGLPRARLWATVYREDDEAAALWREVTDIDPSHVLRFGEKDNFWEMGDTGPCGPCSEIHFDRTPGGAGPEMVNAGSPDVIEVWNLVFIQFNRRADGRLEELPSKHVDTGMGFERITAVLQGKHSNYDTDIFAPLIGWLRERSGREYEGENAVAMRVIADHVRALAFAIADGVIPSNEGRGYVLRRLLRRAARFGRRLGFREPFLGELVPVLEGVMGDTFPELGARRDTIRRVLRAEEESFEATLDRGLELFEAAAAAARRDGGTVFPGSEAFKLYDTYGFPIDLTRLMAAERGLTVDEAGFEREMAVQRERARAARRAALEGGAGDRIAALAAAGLTSRFVGYERLEAEATVTAVLGAEGRIGALEEGQTGEVLLDVTPFYGEAGGQIGDRGRLESADGVFEVLDTQKPAEGVILHRGRVVRGRIGEGARVRAAVDERRRRATMRHHTGTHLLNAALRRLVGQEVKQAGSWVGPERLRFDFTWFEAVPPETLRQIEETVNLWILDDRPVTTVEMPLKDVAGTDIVAVFDDRYGEVVRVVSVEGVSRELCGGTHARRTGELGLFRIESEGSVASGIRRIEALCGQAAWAAAREDRERVERLSRALSANPAEVVDRVAALLAEHRELQKAMRAAAAAAVQSRAEALLAAAVEVGGAMLIHGYLGEASPDALKQAADALAVRRPDAVIALGSSNEGKAAFAVVVPEVLVARGVHAGRLAGAIAKLAGGGGGGRPERAQAGGRDGTRAAAAVAAAPEFLRQALAGG
- a CDS encoding MGMT family protein — translated: MRRIPRGRVATYAQVARAAGCASPRAVGQALRRNPFAPHVPCHRVIASDGRAGGFAGQQHGAALRRKLALLRREGVTFRRGRLADPNRLVELAHLRPQRGISSVDRGSSPP
- a CDS encoding PmoA family protein yields the protein MRRIAEKIALLALAGWSAGAADSLQCAIRFEQAESALRILAGAERFAVYRFAEPPSPCVYPLVGPTGTNVLREYPFATVPGESHDHPHHRGLWLGHGEVNGHDFWSCRNGERIQQAAILERNDATGRLVTSNHWVAAGSLVAADTRAWVFRRQADGSVSVELDWRLFTPSGDIELGDTKEGLFALRVATALQCDPPGHGTLINSEGDTGSAAWGRRARWCRASGIHSGAPVSILMFDHPSNPGHPNGWHVRTYGLLAANPIARKSFRLSEQPAPQRIPAGSSLRFRWCVVVTRGVPEPAAVESRWRAWSAAAVAP